AACTCGGTGGGCTTTATTCCCGTGGCGCACATTGAGGCCAACCCCTACCAGCCCCGCACGCACTTCGACCAGGAAGCGCTGCAGGAGCTGGCCGAAAGCATCCGCATTCAAGGCATCATTCAGCCCGTAACGGTTCGCCAGACGGGCACCAACGCCTACCAGCTCATCAGCGGGGAGCGGCGCTTGCAGGCCTCCAAGCTGGCCGGGCTGGATACGATTCCCGCCTACATCCGCAAGGCCGATGACCAGCAAATGCTGGAAATGGCGCTGATTGAGAACATCCAGCGCGAGAATCTTAACGCCATTGAAATTGCCCTCAGCTACCAGCGCCTGGTGAGTGAGTGTAACCTGAAGCAGGAAGAGCTGGGCGACCGGGTAGGCAAAAACCGTTCTACGGTAACCAACTACCTTCGCTTGCTCAAGCTCCCACCCGATATTCAGGTTGGCCTGCGCGATGCCGTTATCAGCATGGGCCACGCCCGCGCCCTTATCAGCATTGAAGATGCCGAGCAGCAGCTGGCCTTGTTCCGCCGCATTGTAGCTGAGGAACTGTCGGTGCGCCGGGTAGAGCAGCTGGTACGCGCCGGAGCCGGCGCGGCTAAGCCCGCCGATGCCCCCGGTGCCCAACAGGTAGAGGAAACCAACGTGCAGGTACCCGTGGCCGAGCTGCGCCGGACCGAGCGTCACCTCTCCGAGCGTTTTGGCAGCCGCGTAATGGTGAAGCCCGGGCCACAGGGCCGTGGCGAAATCAAAATTGCTTTTGACTCTGTGGAGGACATGCAGCGTATTCTGCATATTCTACAACCTGCGTAAGCACC
The Hymenobacter sp. DG25B genome window above contains:
- a CDS encoding ParB/RepB/Spo0J family partition protein translates to MSEKPEEKSTPAAAPKRKIGGLGRGLNALIEGSYEKKSDRLVSHPVNSVGFIPVAHIEANPYQPRTHFDQEALQELAESIRIQGIIQPVTVRQTGTNAYQLISGERRLQASKLAGLDTIPAYIRKADDQQMLEMALIENIQRENLNAIEIALSYQRLVSECNLKQEELGDRVGKNRSTVTNYLRLLKLPPDIQVGLRDAVISMGHARALISIEDAEQQLALFRRIVAEELSVRRVEQLVRAGAGAAKPADAPGAQQVEETNVQVPVAELRRTERHLSERFGSRVMVKPGPQGRGEIKIAFDSVEDMQRILHILQPA